The following proteins are co-located in the Triticum aestivum cultivar Chinese Spring chromosome 1A, IWGSC CS RefSeq v2.1, whole genome shotgun sequence genome:
- the LOC123046659 gene encoding uncharacterized protein isoform X1, whose amino-acid sequence MGRLRKACPKDVPLVSLVESADSLKEPFVPNDFADDNVMSLDSSGDDEELGKALYNFYVKNKVKHLKRKLSSVSRRNVRQKRSSDFPVCSTFTRYSGKFFSGVVDGMCSRYKDVIQMYDMGCLLNFVRIEVPLRLVKWLASRFDVPASEFQLKRKFIPLTKYDIHDILDLPVDGEPLVSDREAGRDFILSHFNLTSIPPVSFFANKLKSVEVDFLNEDVFICFMIVAFFTFLCPNSSLNPSLKYLHIFQDCQSVRSYDLSSFIYEWLLSGIKKFKDATKVASKRSVTFGGCHYAFAVAYLDHLNFGLQSVPDVKPRMLAWRGNKVKQFAELDRNNSRSFGKRPLKRPCAPTNLQAVRVLILALLMVLLQ is encoded by the exons ATGGGAAGACTACGGAAAGCCTGTCCCAAGGATGTCCCGCTTGTTTCTTTAGTTGAGAGTGCTGATTCTTTAAAAGAACCTTTCGTGCCTAACGATTTTGCTGATGATAATGTTATGTCTTTG GATTCTTCTGGTGATGATGAAGAGCTTGGCAAAGCACTTTACAATTTCTATGTGAAAAAT AAAGTCAAGCACCTGAAGAGGAAATTGTCTTCTGTTAGTAGAAGGAATGTT aGGCAGAAACGATCTTCTGATTTCCCTGTTTGTTCGACGTTCACTCGATACTCTGGAAAGTTCTTCTCGGGAGTTGTTGATGGCATGTGTTCTAGGTACAAGGATGTTATTCAGATGTATGACATGGGTTGTCTCCTTAATTTTGTCCGGATCGAGGTTCCTCTTAGGCTAGTTAAGTGGCTTGCATCTAGGTTCGACGTTCCTGCTTCCGAGTTTCAGTTGAAAAGGAAATTCATACCCTTAACTAAGTATGATATCCATGACATCCTTGACCTCCCAGTAGATGGTGAGCCACTTGTTTCAGATCGTGAGGCTGGTCGTGATTTTATCCTCTCTCATTTCAATCTTACTAGTATCCCACCAGTGTCCTTTTTTGCCAACAAGCTTAAATCTGTAGAAGTTGATTTTCTTAATGAGGACGTCTTCATTTGTTTCATGATTGTGGCTTTCTTTACTTTCCTTTGTCCCAACTCTAGCCTCAATCCTAGTCTGAAGTACCTCcacatctttcaggattgtcagtCTGTGCGTTCCTATGATCTTTCTAGTTTTATTTACGAGTGGCTTTTGAGTGGCATCAAAAAATTCAAGGATGCTACTAAAGTTGCCTCCAAAAGATCAGTGACCTTCGGTGGATGCCATTATGCATTTGCC GTAGCTTACCTTGATCATTTGAACTTTGGGCTTCAGTCTGTACCTGATGTGAAACCTCGTATGCTTGCATGGAGAGGCAACAAAGTCAAGCAATTTGCAGAGCTTGACCGAAACAACAGTCGCTCTTTTGGAAAGAGGCCCCTAAAACGTCCATGTGCTCCAACTAATTTGCAG GCAGTAAGAGTTTTGATATTGGCCCTTCTGATGGTTCTTTTGCAATGA
- the LOC123046659 gene encoding uncharacterized protein isoform X2, with product MGRLRKACPKDVPLVSLVESADSLKEPFVPNDFADDNVMSLDSSGDDEELGKALYNFYVKNKVKHLKRKLSSVSRRNVRQKRSSDFPVCSTFTRYSGKFFSGVVDGMCSR from the exons ATGGGAAGACTACGGAAAGCCTGTCCCAAGGATGTCCCGCTTGTTTCTTTAGTTGAGAGTGCTGATTCTTTAAAAGAACCTTTCGTGCCTAACGATTTTGCTGATGATAATGTTATGTCTTTG GATTCTTCTGGTGATGATGAAGAGCTTGGCAAAGCACTTTACAATTTCTATGTGAAAAAT AAAGTCAAGCACCTGAAGAGGAAATTGTCTTCTGTTAGTAGAAGGAATGTT aGGCAGAAACGATCTTCTGATTTCCCTGTTTGTTCGACGTTCACTCGATACTCTGGAAAGTTCTTCTCGGGAGTTGTTGATGGCATGTGTTCTAG GTAG